In Nocardioides palaemonis, a single genomic region encodes these proteins:
- the trxA gene encoding thioredoxin: MADIAAVTDAEFEAQVLKSDKPVLVDFWAEWCGPCRQVAPILDELNKEHGEKLTFLKMNVDENPVTPSSYRVTGIPTINVYQGGEVVKSIVGAKPKAALLKELEGII; the protein is encoded by the coding sequence GTGGCCGACATCGCCGCCGTGACCGACGCCGAGTTCGAGGCGCAGGTCCTCAAGTCCGACAAGCCCGTCCTGGTGGACTTCTGGGCGGAGTGGTGCGGCCCGTGCCGCCAGGTCGCCCCGATCCTCGACGAGCTCAACAAGGAGCACGGCGAGAAGCTGACGTTCCTCAAGATGAACGTCGACGAGAACCCCGTCACGCCGTCCTCCTACCGCGTGACCGGCATCCCGACCATCAACGTCTACCAGGGCGGCGAGGTCGTGAAGTCCATCGTGGGCGCCAAGCCGAAGGCTGCGCTGCTCAAGGAGCTCGAGGGCATCATTTGA
- a CDS encoding GNAT family N-acetyltransferase has translation MSRKTARLTVDHLAELADPVRACLFWELGPVDRGRLDAAERTAQKEQWLSEVLRDWGSCGRVVRMDGRTVGMILYAPASRLPGAAALPTAPTSPDAVLAATAWVDPAWRRGGLGRLLVQAMAADLVQRGHTAIEAYGDTRGRPDGCVLPAEFWGSVGFKTQRVHPTTPRMRMELRTALSWKDEVEAALEKVWGVVRPTQKATRPIGSVRAASSD, from the coding sequence GTGTCCCGCAAGACCGCGCGCCTGACGGTCGACCACCTCGCGGAGCTGGCCGATCCGGTCCGCGCCTGCCTGTTCTGGGAGCTCGGACCGGTCGACCGGGGCCGGCTCGACGCCGCGGAGCGCACCGCCCAGAAGGAGCAGTGGCTCTCCGAGGTGCTGCGCGACTGGGGCTCGTGCGGTCGGGTGGTGCGCATGGACGGCCGGACCGTCGGCATGATCCTGTACGCCCCGGCGTCCCGGCTGCCGGGAGCAGCCGCGTTGCCGACGGCGCCGACCTCGCCGGACGCGGTGCTGGCCGCCACGGCGTGGGTCGACCCGGCCTGGCGTCGCGGCGGGCTGGGCCGCCTGCTGGTCCAGGCGATGGCCGCCGACCTCGTGCAGCGCGGCCACACCGCCATCGAGGCGTACGGCGACACCCGTGGCCGCCCGGACGGGTGCGTGCTGCCGGCGGAGTTCTGGGGCAGCGTCGGGTTCAAGACCCAGCGGGTGCACCCGACGACTCCGCGGATGCGGATGGAGCTGCGCACCGCGCTCAGCTGGAAGGACGAGGTCGAGGCGGCGCTCGAGAAGGTGTGGGGCGTCGTGCGCCCCACGCAGAAGGCGACCCGCCCGATCGGATCGGTGCGGGCCGCCTCGAGCGACTAG
- a CDS encoding pyridoxal phosphate-dependent aminotransferase, giving the protein MRPIRQSKKLQGVRYDVRGPILVEAQRLEAEGHRILKLNIGNTAPFGFEAPEQILADMMHHLPQAQGYADSQGIWSARTAVMHYYQSRGLRDVGVEDVFIGNGVSELISMVLQAFVDDGNEILVPSPDYPLWTGAVTLAGGIPVHYRCDEEDDWNPDLADIESKITENTHALVIINPNNPTGAVYSEETVKGLVDIARRHELVVMADEIYEKILFEDAVHHHAATYAGNDVLTLTFSGLSKAYRVCGYRAGWVMVSGPKELATDFLEGLTLIANMRMCANVPAQHAIQTALGGYQSVEELIGPGGRFYEQSMLAHRLLNEIPGVSNVKPRGALYCFPRLDPEVYPIEDDQDFVIDLLRAKKILVTHGTGFNWPAPDHFRLVTLPEASVLEEAIGRIADFLATRR; this is encoded by the coding sequence GTGCGCCCGATCCGACAGAGCAAGAAGCTGCAGGGAGTCCGCTACGACGTGCGCGGGCCGATCCTTGTCGAGGCCCAGCGGCTCGAGGCCGAGGGCCACCGGATCCTCAAGCTCAACATCGGCAACACCGCCCCCTTCGGCTTCGAGGCGCCCGAGCAGATCCTCGCCGACATGATGCACCACCTGCCGCAGGCGCAGGGCTACGCCGACTCGCAGGGCATCTGGTCGGCGCGCACCGCGGTCATGCACTACTACCAGTCGCGGGGGCTGCGCGACGTGGGCGTCGAGGACGTGTTCATCGGCAACGGCGTCTCCGAGCTGATCTCGATGGTCCTCCAGGCGTTCGTCGACGACGGCAACGAGATCCTGGTGCCCTCACCGGACTACCCGCTCTGGACCGGGGCGGTGACGCTGGCCGGTGGCATCCCGGTGCACTACCGGTGCGACGAGGAGGACGACTGGAACCCCGACCTCGCCGACATCGAGTCGAAGATCACCGAGAACACCCACGCGCTGGTGATCATCAACCCGAACAACCCCACCGGCGCCGTCTACAGCGAGGAGACGGTCAAGGGCCTCGTCGACATCGCCCGGCGCCACGAGCTCGTCGTGATGGCGGACGAGATCTACGAGAAGATCCTCTTCGAGGACGCGGTCCACCACCACGCCGCGACCTACGCGGGCAACGACGTCCTCACGCTGACGTTCTCCGGCCTGTCCAAGGCCTACCGGGTCTGCGGCTACCGCGCGGGCTGGGTGATGGTCTCGGGGCCGAAGGAGCTCGCCACCGACTTCCTCGAGGGCCTGACCCTGATCGCCAACATGCGGATGTGCGCCAACGTCCCTGCCCAGCACGCGATCCAGACCGCCCTCGGCGGCTACCAGTCGGTCGAGGAGCTGATCGGCCCCGGCGGGCGGTTCTACGAGCAGTCGATGCTGGCCCACCGGCTCCTCAACGAGATCCCCGGCGTCTCCAACGTCAAGCCACGTGGAGCGCTCTACTGCTTCCCGCGGCTCGACCCCGAGGTCTACCCGATCGAGGACGACCAGGACTTCGTGATCGACCTGCTGCGGGCCAAGAAGATCCTCGTGACGCACGGGACCGGCTTCAACTGGCCGGCCCCGGACCACTTCCGGCTCGTCACGCTTCCGGAGGCGAGCGTCCTCGAGGAGGCGATCGGCCGGATCGCCGACTTCCTCGCGACGCGACGCTGA
- the sigM gene encoding RNA polymerase sigma factor SigM encodes MSDDQLPGRSDQDLLRAHVDGDAEAFGELFGRHRDRLWAVALRTMGNPEDAADGLQDGMIAAFRRAGSYRGEAAVTTWLHRVVVNACLDRIRAAKIRRLEALPEDVEDRGALVATAEHDDEPDAAAEAAERRRRVLDALATLPADQRAALVLVDMEGYPVAEVAEMLGCAEGTVKSRCSRGRTKLAALLLDLHQPPGEVPHGNPAPDGTVPPTMRQRGPPAP; translated from the coding sequence GTGAGCGACGACCAGCTGCCCGGCCGGTCCGACCAGGACCTGCTCCGCGCCCACGTCGACGGCGACGCGGAGGCGTTCGGCGAGCTCTTCGGGCGTCACCGCGACCGGCTGTGGGCCGTCGCGCTGCGCACGATGGGCAACCCGGAGGACGCCGCCGACGGTCTCCAGGACGGCATGATCGCGGCGTTCCGGCGCGCCGGCTCCTACCGCGGCGAGGCCGCCGTCACCACCTGGCTGCACCGCGTGGTGGTCAACGCCTGCCTCGACCGGATCCGGGCGGCGAAGATCCGTCGGCTCGAGGCCCTCCCCGAGGACGTCGAGGACCGCGGCGCACTGGTCGCGACCGCGGAGCACGACGACGAGCCCGACGCGGCCGCGGAGGCCGCCGAGCGCCGTCGTCGGGTGCTGGACGCGCTCGCCACCCTCCCGGCGGACCAGCGCGCGGCCCTGGTGCTGGTCGACATGGAGGGCTACCCGGTCGCCGAGGTGGCCGAGATGCTCGGCTGCGCCGAGGGCACCGTGAAGTCGCGGTGCTCGCGCGGGCGCACCAAGCTCGCCGCCCTGCTGCTCGACCTGCACCAGCCACCGGGTGAGGTGCCTCACGGGAACCCCGCGCCCGACGGCACCGTCCCACCCACGATGCGCCAGCGGGGTCCGCCGGCGCCCTGA
- the trxB gene encoding thioredoxin-disulfide reductase, with protein sequence MSTSETRNVIIIGSGPSGYTAAVYAARASLQPLVFEGSVTAGGALMNTTEVENFPGFRDGIMGPALMDEMRAQAERFGAELVADDVVEVDLTGDVKIVKTATDTYTARSVVLATGSGYRKLGLPREDELSGRGVSWCATCDGFFFREQAIAVIGGGDSAVEEATFLTRFASKVYLVHRRDELRASKIMQERAFADPKLEMVWNAEVAEINGTDKLESITLRDTVTGEERGLDVTGLFIAIGHDPRSELLTGQVDLDDDGYVLVDHPSTRTNLAGVFAAGDLVDHHYRQAITAAGTGCQAALDAERFIAALDHEASTAGDAAATVEAIEEQVQTAGA encoded by the coding sequence ATGAGCACCTCCGAGACCCGCAACGTCATCATCATCGGCTCGGGGCCCTCCGGCTACACGGCTGCGGTCTACGCCGCGCGCGCCTCGCTCCAGCCGCTGGTCTTCGAGGGCTCCGTCACCGCCGGCGGCGCCCTGATGAACACCACCGAGGTGGAGAACTTCCCGGGCTTCCGCGACGGCATCATGGGCCCGGCCCTGATGGACGAGATGCGCGCGCAGGCCGAGCGATTCGGCGCGGAGCTGGTCGCCGACGACGTCGTCGAGGTCGACCTCACCGGTGACGTCAAGATCGTGAAGACCGCCACCGACACCTACACCGCGCGCTCGGTGGTCCTCGCCACCGGCTCGGGCTACCGCAAGCTCGGCCTGCCTCGCGAGGACGAGCTCTCCGGCCGCGGCGTCTCGTGGTGCGCCACCTGTGACGGCTTCTTCTTCCGCGAGCAGGCCATCGCGGTCATCGGCGGCGGTGACTCGGCGGTCGAGGAGGCCACCTTCCTCACCCGTTTCGCCTCCAAGGTCTACCTGGTCCACCGCCGCGACGAGCTCCGCGCGTCGAAGATCATGCAGGAGCGCGCGTTCGCCGACCCCAAGCTCGAGATGGTCTGGAACGCCGAGGTCGCCGAGATCAACGGCACCGACAAGCTCGAGTCGATCACCCTGCGCGACACCGTCACCGGCGAGGAGCGCGGCCTGGACGTCACCGGGCTGTTCATCGCCATCGGCCACGACCCGCGCTCGGAGCTGCTGACCGGCCAGGTCGACCTCGACGACGACGGCTACGTCCTGGTCGACCACCCGTCCACCCGGACCAACCTCGCCGGCGTCTTCGCCGCCGGTGACCTGGTCGACCACCACTACCGCCAGGCCATCACCGCCGCCGGCACCGGCTGCCAGGCCGCCCTCGACGCCGAGCGGTTCATCGCCGCGCTCGACCACGAGGCGTCCACCGCCGGCGACGCTGCCGCGACGGTCGAGGCTATCGAGGAGCAGGTCCAGACCGCAGGCGCCTGA
- a CDS encoding lysophospholipid acyltransferase family protein, translated as MRDVTYPPIIVTAKAAFRALGQTFQMTGTEHVPREGGVLLAYNHIGYVDFVYGGFAANPSGRLVRFMAKRELFDHRYVGPLMRSLHHIEVDRGEGVASFHTAVDYLRQGEAVGIFPEATISRAMELKEFKTGAVRIAAEAGVPLVPVILWGTQRMMTKDHSRDFSRGKTIAIRVGEAMHPTGADPMAETAELRDRMAAMLAETIADYPADEQPPGSWWVPASMGGSAPTLEEAARLDAEEKRERARRRAEKRAKRQG; from the coding sequence ATGCGCGACGTGACGTACCCGCCCATCATCGTCACCGCCAAGGCGGCTTTCCGGGCGCTGGGCCAGACCTTCCAGATGACCGGCACCGAGCACGTCCCCCGCGAGGGCGGCGTGCTCCTGGCCTACAACCACATCGGCTACGTCGACTTCGTCTACGGCGGTTTCGCCGCGAACCCCTCGGGTCGCCTGGTGCGCTTCATGGCCAAGCGCGAGCTGTTCGACCACCGCTACGTCGGTCCGCTGATGCGCTCGCTCCACCACATCGAGGTCGACCGCGGCGAAGGCGTCGCGAGCTTCCACACCGCGGTGGACTACCTGCGCCAGGGAGAGGCGGTCGGCATCTTCCCCGAGGCCACGATCTCGCGGGCGATGGAGCTCAAGGAGTTCAAGACCGGCGCCGTACGCATCGCGGCGGAGGCGGGCGTCCCGCTGGTGCCGGTCATCCTCTGGGGCACCCAGCGGATGATGACCAAGGACCACTCGCGCGACTTCTCCCGCGGCAAGACGATCGCCATCCGGGTGGGCGAGGCGATGCACCCGACTGGCGCGGACCCGATGGCCGAGACCGCCGAGCTGCGGGACCGGATGGCCGCCATGCTGGCCGAGACCATCGCGGACTACCCCGCCGACGAGCAGCCCCCGGGGTCCTGGTGGGTGCCCGCGTCGATGGGCGGCTCGGCGCCCACGCTCGAGGAGGCTGCCCGCCTCGACGCCGAGGAGAAGCGGGAGCGGGCCCGCAGGCGCGCCGAGAAGCGCGCCAAGCGCCAGGGATAA
- a CDS encoding protein kinase domain-containing protein has protein sequence MQAGDVLADRYRLDDLLAENGTGRFWRAHDRVLHRAVAVHVLAADDERAGPLLEAARRAGPVIDRRLLRVLDAEVADGRCYVVNEWGQGDSLDVLLTREGPLPPRRAAWLVAEVADTIAEAHALGLAHGRLAPENVLVDQHGQVRIIGFGVDAALRGLAPGRTGVDEIDLVGLLYAALTGRWAGVSQSALPPAPEAHGTVLRPRRVRAGIPRVLDTLCDQVLAPQHSSAAASDLSARAVRDLLADYVGEMTGTHVPVAGPRPAGPPSAPAVQPEPVPEPEPVAAEDAEATAVTPALEPTDVPEPVEAADTADPIEPTEQVAPVEPTTTGDVSSTDLPTQAGMPVFHDDDDEVDWLRARADKPAPPPLLDEPAPKPLFAPDPPEGEPVRRPRPGSRAASAGPDYWPWDASSPGPDSGVRPVSRDTGGWGTGSWSGDPWGTDDGLQDTGDQVPGRSWFRLALVVAVLAVVAVAAVAAYQLGLPAAIDDATDDPTTSASPSAADPTPYTGLVADDFDPQGAEPREENPESVPNVVDGDPATTWSTSTYKQNFGPGGLKTGVGVIVDLGATKGVRRVVVTTDGGQTSLAAYVTTQAPTGVADLSPIGTASGTGELTIDVPEAVSGRYVTIWLTLLPAVSDGFRGTISEVQVLG, from the coding sequence ATGCAGGCCGGAGACGTCCTCGCCGACCGCTACCGCCTCGACGACCTGCTCGCCGAGAACGGCACCGGCCGCTTCTGGCGGGCCCACGACCGGGTGCTGCACCGCGCCGTCGCGGTCCACGTCCTCGCCGCCGACGACGAGCGCGCCGGACCGCTGCTGGAGGCCGCGCGCCGGGCCGGGCCGGTGATCGACCGGCGCCTGCTGCGGGTGCTCGACGCGGAGGTCGCCGACGGCCGCTGCTACGTCGTCAACGAGTGGGGCCAGGGCGACTCGCTCGACGTGCTGCTGACCCGGGAGGGTCCGCTGCCGCCGCGCCGGGCCGCCTGGCTGGTGGCCGAGGTGGCCGACACCATCGCCGAGGCCCACGCCCTCGGGCTCGCCCACGGCCGGCTCGCGCCGGAGAACGTGCTCGTCGACCAGCACGGCCAGGTCAGGATCATCGGCTTCGGCGTCGACGCCGCGCTGCGCGGCCTCGCACCGGGCCGCACCGGGGTCGACGAGATCGACCTCGTCGGCCTGCTCTACGCCGCCCTCACCGGCCGCTGGGCCGGCGTCTCGCAGTCCGCGCTGCCGCCCGCCCCGGAGGCGCACGGCACCGTCCTGCGGCCGCGCCGGGTCCGGGCCGGCATCCCGCGGGTGCTCGACACGCTGTGCGACCAGGTGCTCGCCCCGCAGCACTCGTCGGCCGCCGCCTCCGACCTCAGCGCCCGGGCGGTGCGCGACCTGCTCGCCGACTACGTGGGCGAGATGACCGGCACCCACGTGCCGGTGGCCGGTCCACGGCCCGCCGGCCCGCCGAGCGCACCCGCGGTCCAGCCCGAGCCCGTGCCGGAGCCCGAGCCGGTCGCCGCCGAGGACGCCGAGGCCACCGCGGTCACGCCGGCCCTCGAGCCCACGGACGTCCCCGAGCCGGTCGAGGCCGCCGACACCGCCGACCCCATCGAGCCCACCGAGCAGGTCGCGCCGGTGGAGCCGACGACCACCGGTGACGTGTCGTCGACGGACCTGCCGACGCAGGCCGGCATGCCGGTGTTCCACGACGACGACGACGAGGTCGACTGGCTGCGCGCCCGCGCCGACAAGCCGGCTCCGCCGCCGCTGCTCGACGAGCCTGCCCCGAAGCCGCTGTTCGCCCCCGACCCGCCGGAGGGCGAGCCGGTGCGCCGCCCGCGTCCCGGCAGCCGCGCCGCCTCCGCGGGCCCGGACTACTGGCCGTGGGACGCGTCCTCCCCGGGCCCTGACTCGGGCGTGCGCCCGGTGTCGCGCGACACCGGCGGCTGGGGCACCGGCTCCTGGTCGGGCGACCCGTGGGGCACCGACGACGGCCTGCAGGACACGGGCGACCAGGTGCCCGGCCGCAGCTGGTTCCGCCTCGCCCTGGTCGTCGCGGTGCTCGCCGTCGTCGCGGTCGCGGCCGTGGCGGCCTACCAGCTCGGGCTGCCCGCCGCGATCGACGACGCCACGGACGACCCGACGACCTCGGCGTCCCCGAGCGCCGCCGACCCGACGCCGTACACCGGGCTGGTCGCCGACGACTTCGACCCCCAGGGCGCCGAGCCCCGCGAGGAGAACCCCGAGTCGGTCCCCAACGTCGTCGACGGCGACCCCGCGACCACCTGGAGCACCTCGACCTACAAGCAGAACTTCGGTCCCGGCGGCCTCAAGACCGGTGTGGGCGTGATCGTCGACCTCGGCGCCACCAAGGGCGTCCGACGCGTCGTGGTCACCACCGACGGCGGGCAGACGTCGCTCGCGGCCTACGTCACGACGCAGGCGCCGACGGGCGTCGCCGACCTGAGCCCCATCGGTACGGCGTCGGGCACCGGCGAGCTCACCATCGACGTGCCCGAGGCGGTGTCCGGGCGCTACGTCACCATCTGGCTCACCCTGCTGCCGGCGGTCAGCGACGGGTTCCGGGGCACGATCTCCGAGGTGCAGGTGCTCGGGTGA